The genome window TCGCGCGTGCGCTCGCCGTGGACCCGGACGTTATCTTGATGGACGAACCCTGTTCCGCGCTCGACCCGATCGCGACGGCGCACGTGGAAGACCTCATCCACCAGCTTATGGTGGACTACACGATCGTCATCGTGACGCACAACATGCAGCAGGCGGCGCGCGTTTCGACCAAGACCGCGTTTTTTCTGATGGGAGAGCTCGTCGAGTTCGACGATACGAACACCATTTTTACGTCGCCGGCGGACCGTCGCACGGAGGAATACATCACCGGAAAATTCGGGTGAGAGCCGGCAGGGATAAGGATCAAAAATGATTCGGGTGCACACCGACAGGGAATTTGAGCAGGAGTTGCAGGAGATTCGCGAGACGATCCTGTACATGGCGGGCCGTTGCGAGCAGATGATCGCCAAGGCCGTCAAGGCGCTCGTGGAGCGCGACAGCGCGCTGGCGCGAGAGACCATGGACCTCGATCACCTCGTCAACCGGGACGAGGTCCGCATCGACGAGCTTTCGCTCCTTGTGCTCGCCAAGCGCCAGCCGATGGGTTCGGACCTGCGCTTCATCACGCAGATCATGAAGATGGCCAACGAGCTGGAACGCATCGGCGATCTGGCGGTCAACATCTGCGAGCGCGTGACGCTGCTGAACCAGGAGCCGCCGCTCAAGCCGTATGTCGACACGCCGAAGATGGCCGAGGTCGTGCAGACGATGGTGCGCGACGCGATCAACGCCTTCGTCAATGCCGACACGCAATTGGCCGACGAGGTGATCGAGCGCGACGACATCGTGGACAACTATTTTCACCGCATCATCCGCGACCTGCTCGACATGATGATCAAGGACAACGCCGTCGTGGAGCGCGGTATCCACGTTCAGTCGATCGCCAAGTTCCTCGAGCGCATGGCCGATCATGCGACGAATCTCGCGGAGCAGGTCATTTTCATGGTCAAGGGGAAAGACGTTCGCAACACGCATTACGCGGGCGATACGACCGAGCCGAACGAACAGAACGACCCGAACGAGCCGAAGGCGAACGGTTAAAATATCCGGCGCCTGCCGGAGAGGCGGCGTCCATCGCGCCGCCCCGTTTTACTTTGCGGCGATGCGCCCGACGAAAAGCTCCACGCGCTGCCCTCCGTGGAAAAGCGTGTGGCGCTTTTCGTATCGCAGGCGCGCGCGCTGAAACAGCCGAAAGTCGGGCGCGAGCAAC of bacterium contains these proteins:
- the phoU gene encoding phosphate signaling complex protein PhoU — translated: MIRVHTDREFEQELQEIRETILYMAGRCEQMIAKAVKALVERDSALARETMDLDHLVNRDEVRIDELSLLVLAKRQPMGSDLRFITQIMKMANELERIGDLAVNICERVTLLNQEPPLKPYVDTPKMAEVVQTMVRDAINAFVNADTQLADEVIERDDIVDNYFHRIIRDLLDMMIKDNAVVERGIHVQSIAKFLERMADHATNLAEQVIFMVKGKDVRNTHYAGDTTEPNEQNDPNEPKANG